The following proteins come from a genomic window of Anas platyrhynchos isolate ZD024472 breed Pekin duck chromosome 12, IASCAAS_PekinDuck_T2T, whole genome shotgun sequence:
- the NAE1 gene encoding NEDD8-activating enzyme E1 regulatory subunit, with protein sequence MAQPGRASLKEQRYDRQLRLWGDHGQEALESAHVCVINATATGTEILKNLVLPGIGSFTIVDGNRVSGEDVGNNFFLQKSHIGQSRAQSATELLQELNNDVSGNFVEESPEKLLDNDPSFFNRFNLVVATQLPESTLLRLAELLWNSNVPLLVCRTYGLVGYMRVIIKEHPVVESHPDNALEDLRLDKPFPELSEHIQSYDLDHMDKKDHSHTPWIVIVAKYLTKWFNEKSDQLPKSYKEKEAFRQLIRQGILKNENGIPEDEENFEEAIKNVNSALNTTKVPRCIEEIFNDDCCTNLTEQSPSFWVLVRALKEFVANEGQGSLPVRGTIPDMIADSNKFIRLQNVYREKAKKDIAAVGNHAAKLLQSLGKAPESISERELKLLCSNSAFLRVVRCRSLSEEYGLNTFNKDEIISNMDNPDSEVVLYLMLRAVDRFYKQHGRYPGVYNYQVEDDIGKLKSCLTSFLQEHGLSVVVKDDYVHEFCRYGAAEPHAIAAFMGGAAAQEVIKVITGQFVIFNNTYIYSGMSQTSATFQL encoded by the exons ATTGTGGGGTGATCATGGACAAGAAGCTCTAGAATCTGCCCATGTTTGTGTGATAAATGCAACAGCCACAGGAACTGAAATACTTAAAAACTTGGTGCTACCAG gtATTGGTTCATTTACGATTGTGGATGGAAATCGGGTCTCTGGAGAAGATGTTGGAAATAA tttcttcctaCAGAAAAGTCATATTGGTCAG AGTCGTGCCCAGAGTGCCACTGAGCTTTTGCAGGAATTAAATAATGATGTTTCTGGAAACTTTGTGGAAGAG AGTCCAGAAAAACTGCTAGACAATGACCCTTCCTTTTTCAATCGGTTTAACTTAGTGGTTGCAACACAACTACCAGAAAG TACATTGCTACGTTTAGCTGAACTTCTCTGGAATTCTAATGTTCCTCTGCTGGTCTGTAGGACTTACGGACTGGTTGGTTACATGAGAGTCATCATCAAAGAACATCCAG TTGTTGAATCTCATCCTGACAATGCATTGGAAGATCTGAGACTGGACAAGCCATTTCCAGAACTGAGTGAACACATTCAGTCTTATGACTTGGATCATATGGACAAAAAG GACCATAGCCACACTCCATGGATTGTGATTGTAGCCAAGTATCTAACAAAGTGGTTCAACGAG aaaagTGATCAATTGCCCAAGagttacaaagaaaaagaagccttcAGACAACTGATTCGGCAAG GTATCTTAAAGAATGAAAACGGGATCCCAGAAGATGAGGAAAACTTTGAAGAAGCTATAAAAAATGTGAACTCAGCGTTAAATACTACAAAG gttcCAAGATGTATTGAAGAAATTTTTAATGATGATTGCTGCACAAATCTCACAGAGCAG TCACCCTCCTTCTGGGTTTTGGTTCGAGCTCTGAAGGAATTTGTGGCAAATGAGGGGCAAGGAAGCTTACCTGTCCGGGGCACTATTCCTGATATGATAGCAGACTCCAATAAATTTATCAGATTGCAAAATGT GTACCgtgaaaaagcaaagaaggaTATTGCTGCTGTGGGTAACCATGCTGCTAAATTGTTACAATCCCTAGGCAAG GCACCTGAGTCAATTTCAGAGAGAGAATTGAAATTGCTTT gCAGCAACTCAGCTTTTCTTCGAGTAGTGAGGTGTAGATCTCTGTCTGAAGAGTATGGTTTAAACACTTTTAACAAGGATGAAATAA tttctaaTATGGATAACCCAGACAGTGAAGTAGTGCTGTACTTGATGCTACGGGCTGTTGATAGATTTTATAAGCAGCATGGGAGATACCCAG gtgTCTACAATTATCAGGTAGAAGATGATATTGGAAAACTGAAATCATGCCTTACAAGTTTCTTACAAGAACATGGATTGTCTGTAGTGGTGAAAGATGACTATGTTCATGAATt TTGTCGCTATGGAGCTGCTGAGCCACATGCTATTGCTGCCTTCATGGGAG gagctgctgctcaggaggtcATTAAAGTCATTACAGGAcaatttgtaatttttaataacaCCTATATTTACAGTGGAATGTCACAGACTTCAGCAACTTTCCAGCTGTAG